A section of the Rhodothermus sp. genome encodes:
- a CDS encoding tetratricopeptide repeat protein, protein MYRRMPYLAIAFLLVGAAMAHAQIPDSLLMVRYRSAEQFLRSGQYTQALPLLESLYQERPDVYVFYDRLKQVYENLKRYDDALRLIETRLREDASNPALLAEKGRLLYLKGDEAAAEAAWEAAIRTAPRQSGTYRVVYQTLLELRRFDEAIQVLERAQRTLSNPSIFLLDLAYLYSLNGRYEEAMEAYRQFLLQDPRRLGFVQTRLEPFMDEPVVRKAGIEVFERAVRHEPLNPAFRQMLAWLYLRNGDYARALNVYRALDRLQQTQGQLLLQFALQARDAGALEVARAALQDILQRSNTAILPEARYELGRLYEEQARSGDTTAAHAAREMYQSFLAAFPGHPLVPDVLYRLARLELDVLHHSQTADSLLTVLVNRYGDHETAWQARFDRGRLALQTGDLGAARLAFLRLLDRRRTGPLAEAARYQLALLDFYDGAFEAALAQLDILAEDAASDVANDALTLRLLIQENRGPDSLDTPLRRYAHARLLMAQHQPEAALDTLDTLQQDAGMHPIADEVTLLRARLLRQLGRSTEALALLLEFPLRYPSSPLRDQSLYEAARIQEEDLRDRAAALNTYTRLLTEFPGSPLIPEVRSRIRILRGEDA, encoded by the coding sequence ATGTACCGCCGTATGCCCTACCTGGCAATAGCGTTCCTGCTTGTCGGGGCCGCTATGGCCCATGCTCAGATCCCCGATAGCCTGCTCATGGTGCGCTATCGGAGCGCCGAGCAGTTCCTTCGAAGCGGACAGTACACGCAGGCCTTACCGCTACTAGAATCGCTCTACCAGGAGCGCCCCGATGTGTACGTCTTCTACGATCGGCTCAAGCAGGTCTATGAAAATCTTAAACGCTACGATGATGCCCTGCGCCTGATTGAAACCCGCTTGCGTGAAGACGCCTCGAATCCAGCTTTGCTGGCCGAAAAAGGCCGCCTGCTTTACCTGAAAGGCGACGAAGCAGCTGCCGAAGCGGCCTGGGAGGCGGCGATTCGGACAGCTCCCCGCCAGAGCGGCACGTATCGGGTGGTCTATCAGACCCTGCTTGAACTGCGTCGCTTCGACGAGGCAATTCAGGTGCTGGAACGAGCGCAACGCACGCTCTCCAATCCGTCCATTTTTCTGCTGGATCTGGCTTATCTCTACAGCCTGAACGGCCGCTACGAAGAGGCCATGGAAGCCTATCGACAGTTTCTTCTGCAGGATCCGCGTCGCCTCGGGTTTGTGCAGACGCGTCTGGAGCCGTTCATGGATGAGCCAGTCGTGCGCAAGGCCGGCATTGAGGTCTTCGAGCGGGCGGTTCGCCATGAGCCGCTGAACCCTGCCTTTCGCCAGATGCTGGCCTGGCTCTACCTGCGCAACGGCGACTATGCCCGGGCGCTGAATGTATACCGTGCCCTGGATCGACTGCAGCAGACCCAGGGACAGCTCCTGCTCCAGTTCGCTCTCCAGGCCCGTGACGCCGGCGCGCTTGAGGTGGCACGTGCAGCCCTGCAGGATATCCTGCAACGATCCAACACCGCCATCCTTCCCGAAGCACGCTATGAGCTGGGACGACTCTATGAAGAACAGGCGCGCAGCGGCGACACGACCGCTGCCCATGCTGCCCGAGAAATGTATCAGAGCTTCCTGGCCGCTTTTCCCGGTCATCCGCTCGTCCCGGACGTCCTCTATCGACTGGCCCGGCTGGAGCTGGATGTCCTGCACCATTCGCAGACGGCCGACTCCCTGCTGACCGTGCTTGTCAACCGATACGGTGATCATGAGACGGCCTGGCAGGCCCGCTTTGATCGGGGAAGACTGGCGCTACAGACCGGCGATCTGGGCGCAGCCCGCCTGGCTTTCCTGCGTTTACTTGATCGTCGTCGCACTGGCCCCCTGGCCGAGGCGGCCCGCTACCAGCTCGCTCTGCTTGACTTCTATGACGGCGCTTTTGAAGCAGCCTTGGCCCAGCTCGACATCCTCGCTGAAGACGCCGCCTCCGATGTGGCTAACGACGCGCTGACGCTCCGACTGCTCATTCAGGAAAACCGGGGACCCGACTCGCTCGATACCCCCCTGCGCCGCTATGCTCATGCCCGCCTGTTGATGGCACAGCATCAGCCGGAAGCAGCGCTCGACACGCTGGATACCCTGCAGCAGGATGCCGGCATGCATCCAATCGCCGACGAGGTGACCCTGCTGCGGGCGCGTCTGCTCCGACAACTGGGACGCTCCACCGAGGCCCTGGCGCTGCTGCTTGAGTTCCCTCTGCGCTATCCCAGCAGTCCACTGCGCGACCAGAGTCTCTACGAAGCCGCACGGATCCAGGAAGAAGATCTGCGCGATCGTGCCGCTGCCCTCAACACCTATACGCGCCTGCTGACAGAATTTCCCGGCTCCCCGTTAATCCCAGAAGTCCGCTCCCGTATTCGAATCCTTCGAGGAGAAGACGCCTGA
- a CDS encoding 1-deoxy-D-xylulose-5-phosphate reductoisomerase produces the protein MQEIGDTASPRRLAVLGATGSIGTQTLDIVRLFPDRLTVQVLTARRNVARLLQQALEFRPACVVIEDTEGYRQLQEALGGTGIAVLQGEEGLCACVQRPDVDVVVAALVGFAGLRPVLAALKAGKQVALANKETLVAGGALVREVLQRHGGRLIPVDSEHSAIFQCLVGEASSAVETLILTASGGPFRTRPLETFDRITPDEALCHPNWSMGAKVTIDSATMMNKGLEVIEAHWLFDLPADRIQVLVHPQSIIHSMVTFVDGSTKAQLGIPDMRLPIQYALSYPERWAAPHERIDWVQLGQLDFEAPDPARFPCLLLAYEALRRGGTAPAVLNAANEQAVQLFLQEQIRFTDIARLVETALEHLSEPGSVPSYEHLQDADRRARQYVLELSGVAAH, from the coding sequence ATGCAGGAAATTGGCGATACGGCCTCTCCCCGTCGGTTGGCGGTGCTGGGCGCGACGGGATCGATCGGTACGCAGACGCTCGACATTGTGCGCCTTTTTCCGGATCGGCTAACGGTACAGGTGCTCACCGCCCGCCGTAACGTAGCCCGTCTTCTCCAGCAAGCCCTGGAATTTCGTCCTGCCTGTGTGGTGATCGAAGATACGGAAGGGTACCGACAGCTTCAGGAAGCGCTCGGTGGTACCGGTATCGCCGTGCTTCAGGGAGAAGAAGGATTGTGTGCCTGTGTGCAGCGACCTGATGTGGACGTGGTGGTGGCGGCCCTGGTTGGTTTTGCTGGATTGCGGCCGGTACTGGCCGCCCTGAAAGCCGGCAAGCAGGTGGCTCTGGCCAACAAAGAGACCCTGGTGGCTGGAGGGGCACTGGTACGTGAAGTATTGCAGCGTCACGGTGGTCGGCTGATCCCGGTCGATAGCGAGCACTCGGCCATCTTTCAGTGCCTGGTGGGGGAGGCATCGTCGGCCGTAGAAACGCTGATCCTGACGGCATCCGGTGGCCCCTTCCGCACGCGGCCGCTGGAGACGTTCGACCGTATCACACCGGACGAAGCCCTATGCCATCCAAACTGGTCGATGGGGGCTAAAGTAACCATTGATTCGGCCACCATGATGAATAAAGGGCTGGAAGTCATCGAAGCCCACTGGTTGTTTGATCTGCCGGCCGATCGGATTCAGGTACTGGTGCATCCCCAGTCGATCATTCATTCTATGGTAACGTTCGTGGATGGCTCGACCAAAGCCCAGCTTGGCATCCCGGACATGCGACTGCCTATCCAGTATGCGCTCAGCTATCCCGAACGCTGGGCAGCCCCTCACGAGCGCATCGACTGGGTACAGCTGGGCCAGCTGGACTTCGAAGCTCCCGATCCGGCACGCTTTCCCTGCCTGCTGCTGGCCTATGAAGCGCTGCGTCGAGGTGGAACCGCCCCGGCCGTGCTCAATGCTGCGAACGAACAGGCCGTGCAGCTTTTTCTTCAGGAACAGATTCGGTTTACCGACATAGCCCGTCTGGTCGAGACAGCCCTGGAACATCTGAGTGAACCTGGTAGCGTACCCTCCTACGAACATCTGCAGGATGCAGACCGGCGTGCACGGCAATATGTGCTGGAACTCTCCGGTGTGGCAGCCCATTGA
- a CDS encoding asparagine synthetase B translates to MRPWMLLLGWLLAAPAAAQQILIPMDAYQTDHLKAYGVAYWALTQGVDVDWLLNYRGGAFLLQDFPGLQAELRIRGVAFEAIDEATAARILAEVEAEDRNTAVVRLEKAPRIAVYAPSYTQPWDDAVLLALTYAEVPYDQIYDDEVLRGELEQYDWLHLHHEDFTGQFGKFIQYRHMPWYVEQQRQQEATARKYGFRKVSQLKLAVAQAIREYVRQGGFLFAMCSGTDTFDIALAAHNTDIVPAEYDGDPVDPDARQKLDYSQTLAFTNFTPVFNPYEYEHADIDVGPPPPPLRDPALDYFTLHEFSAKWDPVPTMLTQNHVATIKGFIGQTTAFRKSLIKPEVVILAEAPGREAVKYLYGPFGRGFFTFYAGHDPEDYQHFVGDPPTDLSLYKNSPGYRLILNNILFPAARKQKRKT, encoded by the coding sequence ATGCGACCCTGGATGCTTCTTCTGGGCTGGCTGCTGGCCGCTCCTGCCGCGGCCCAGCAGATCCTCATCCCTATGGATGCCTACCAGACGGACCACCTGAAGGCCTATGGTGTGGCCTACTGGGCCCTGACACAGGGCGTCGATGTGGACTGGCTTCTTAACTATCGAGGCGGAGCCTTCCTGCTCCAGGATTTTCCCGGCCTGCAGGCAGAGCTGCGGATTCGCGGCGTTGCCTTTGAAGCAATCGACGAGGCCACAGCTGCGCGCATCCTGGCTGAAGTTGAGGCTGAAGACCGTAATACGGCCGTCGTCCGCCTTGAAAAAGCGCCCCGTATTGCAGTCTACGCCCCATCCTATACCCAGCCCTGGGACGACGCCGTCCTGCTGGCTCTTACCTATGCTGAAGTCCCCTATGATCAGATCTACGACGACGAAGTCCTCAGAGGCGAACTGGAACAGTATGACTGGCTGCACCTGCACCATGAAGACTTTACCGGACAGTTTGGCAAATTCATCCAGTACCGCCACATGCCCTGGTACGTCGAACAACAACGCCAGCAGGAAGCTACTGCCCGCAAATACGGCTTTCGCAAGGTTAGCCAGCTCAAACTGGCCGTGGCCCAAGCCATCCGTGAGTATGTTCGTCAGGGGGGCTTCCTCTTCGCCATGTGCTCCGGCACCGACACTTTCGACATTGCACTGGCTGCACACAACACCGATATCGTACCGGCCGAGTACGACGGAGACCCCGTTGACCCCGACGCTCGCCAGAAGCTTGACTACAGCCAGACCCTTGCCTTTACGAACTTTACTCCAGTTTTCAATCCCTACGAATATGAGCACGCAGATATTGACGTAGGCCCTCCTCCCCCTCCCCTACGCGACCCAGCCCTCGATTATTTCACCCTGCACGAATTCAGTGCCAAGTGGGATCCGGTCCCTACCATGCTCACGCAAAACCATGTGGCCACGATCAAAGGCTTTATCGGTCAGACCACTGCGTTTCGGAAAAGCCTTATCAAGCCCGAAGTGGTTATTCTGGCTGAAGCGCCCGGCCGCGAGGCGGTCAAGTATCTGTACGGACCGTTCGGCCGGGGCTTCTTCACGTTCTATGCCGGCCACGATCCCGAAGACTATCAGCACTTTGTGGGCGATCCTCCCACCGATCTGAGCTTGTATAAAAACTCCCCCGGCTACCGGCTCATTCTGAACAACATCCTGTTTCCGGCTGCTCGTAAGCAAAAACGAAAGACCTGA
- a CDS encoding acyl-CoA thioesterase encodes MEARPVRHSRCVMTEIVIPNDLNGLGNLLGGRLLHWMDLCAAISAQRHTNRVCVTAAVDFVEFRSPIRQGEIVVLESQVNRAFRTSMEIEVNVWAEDPRTRSRRFCNRAFYTFVAVDETGRPTPIPPVRPETPEEQERYEQAARRRELRLLLSGRLPAEKARKLQASLTDLAASASSFPEPNP; translated from the coding sequence ATGGAAGCGCGGCCGGTACGCCACTCACGCTGCGTGATGACCGAAATCGTCATCCCCAACGATCTGAATGGACTGGGCAACCTGCTCGGGGGACGTCTGCTCCACTGGATGGACCTCTGTGCGGCCATCTCGGCCCAACGCCACACAAACCGTGTATGCGTGACAGCCGCCGTCGACTTTGTGGAGTTTCGCTCGCCCATTCGTCAGGGTGAAATCGTGGTGCTCGAAAGCCAGGTGAACCGGGCCTTTCGTACGTCGATGGAAATCGAGGTAAACGTCTGGGCCGAAGATCCACGCACCCGGTCACGACGGTTCTGCAACCGCGCCTTCTACACCTTCGTGGCCGTCGACGAAACGGGACGTCCCACTCCGATCCCGCCTGTCCGACCGGAAACGCCGGAAGAACAGGAACGCTACGAACAGGCAGCCCGCCGTCGGGAGTTGCGGTTGTTACTCTCTGGCCGTCTACCTGCTGAAAAAGCCCGAAAGCTTCAGGCCTCGCTTACCGATCTGGCTGCCTCCGCCTCTTCTTTCCCGGAACCCAACCCCTGA